The Centropristis striata isolate RG_2023a ecotype Rhode Island chromosome 1, C.striata_1.0, whole genome shotgun sequence nucleotide sequence TCTGGCCAGTGGAGGCCTGGAGCGCTGGCACAGAGGCAACAGCCGTGGCAGAGGCTGGTGAAGTTGTCGTTGCAGGAGCAGGCTTGAGTATAAAAGTGGTGGTGGAAGTAGTGGTTTTGGCCTTGGCAAGTGAGCTGGCTGCAGACAAAGAGGAGACAGGGATGTTGACCAGCGTTCCTGCCTGGCCATTAGTCATTGATAAAGGCAGCTGGATGAGGAGCGGCTGGCCCGCAGCCATCATGCTGCTCCCGGAGGCCGTCTTCAGCAGCAGAGTCCCTGTGGGACTCTGAGTGGTGATGCCAGTGGCCAAGGTGGTGCCAGCATTAGAGGTGGAGGTGATGAGCTGGAGGATGGGGGCCTGTGAAACCACGGCAGTGGAGGTGGGTGTATGTGCCAGACCTGTGACGGTAGCAGGAGGAGCTAGTGAGGGAAAAATAGGGAAAATGGATTGTTTAAGTATGCCATAGGAAGTGTCACTGAGATTTTCAAATGAACCACAGTTTGTGCTCCTTTACTCATCTGCTACTCATTACAAAAAGTCAACTAAAAGGTAACACCAGGAGCAGATAAGTTGTCATTATACCCATCCATTGTTTATTGTGATCATTGGTCATGGTTAAAGTTAGTTAAAACCTATCCTGGCATGCAATCGGCAAAAGACAAAGGTAAACACCACAGACTGGATATAAAGATTGACGTCCTGATAGCACCCCATAAATGAAGCCAAAACAACTTGAtcaccccctggtggctggctgcagtatgcGCCACAATCACCCTGCCCCCTTCATGTTAGCGGATGAGACATTAGACAAATTAAAGTACACATAAACTAAATTTTAAACAAAGATGATAAGCCCTGTTATTTTGGGCAGTCCCTATCACTCTGATTGGGTTGGGCGAGAACTTGATATCGCAGCTAACTACTGTGCAGACTCTGACCCCCAATGATGTCACCAGTACAAGATGGCAGCAGCCGTATCGGGAATACTTTGCCTTCacttttgtacagtgggaggaagtggagacgcgtcgtccatctttatatacaatCAATGGTAAACACCTACTGCAGCACTATCATGCAGTGAAATTCAACCGCATTCTTGCAACCGCTACAAGACACTTAAAGGAATAATTCAACCTTAATATtaccatttgtatatcaattagTCACCCCTTGTTCCCTAGAattcttaaataaaactacttttcCACGATAAACATAGCACCCAAAATCTGAGTAAATcttgatgaattgaagtaaatggaGGCCTtgtttaaaaacagcagaactATATCAAATCATCCGTTTACAAACCCTGCTTTTATCCGGTCTGTGCTCACTTTCCAAAAACATGACTCTTGGTTGAAATCTTATTATTTACAACACTTTCTCCACCACCGCCTCAGGCTTATGCAGGTGTGCAATTCATCTGTGTGAGTCCAAACATTTGGATAGAGTTTTACTTCGTTTTCTGATTCTCTGTTAACCATGGAGGCTTAAAACAGTTTCCTCAAGAAGTCAAGGTAACACAGGTAATTGATATACAATGTCATGTCATTTTGAGGGTGAAGTATTCATTTAAAAGAATGAGACTTCAAGGACGTAAAGGATGAGCATTTTCAATATGTTTGTCATTGTCAATAAATCCCAAACAGTCCAAAACCATCAATAATTTAGTCCACCTGTCAAAACTTGTGATTTCCTCAACCTGTCTGTGGTACTCAGATCCATGCCACACTCTCCTAATGAAAACTAGGTCTGCCTCCTCTAAgtcaattaattgattgttttgaTCATAGTTGATTAAGACCTCTTTAGTTGATCGGGTAACTTTTTGCTCTTTTATGCTTAATGATTTATTTCCAAGAAACTTGTTAAGACACACCTCTGGTAACCTCAAAATTaaaagtggtgcttttgcatATTTGCAGAGAAACAGATCCGTGATTTAAACAAATGATTAGTCAGCTGTTGGGTGTTAGTTGACTAAGAATTTCTTTAGTCAaggaaaaactgaaaacattGGCTTTCAAAAACCATGCCACAAATATacactttaaattttttttaaacaaaggaaGAAACATTTCCTAGGACAGCTTGCCACTGTTGTTTTCTGCAAACATTGAtgtgggactattttcagccaCAGACTCCTTATGCTACTGAGCTTTTATGGCAGCAAGACAGCATCTCAATTTGACTTGAGCTGAACTACAAAGTCGATGTATATGACAATAAAGGATCATGTAGCTCCATGTTTGGCTCCACAGGCAGTACTGGTTAATCAGATCGGTTTGttattggttttggtcttttaaaacatttctttgCATTGAGGAAGGAAACAACAGCAGAACCACATGGAGAACGTGCCAACTCCACATGAAAAGAAACAAGACTCAACAAGATTGAAACCCCAAAAATGTTACACCTCTGGTTATTCTAATTAAAAGGAAAAGACATAACATCCAGGATAAAACAAAATTTTTCAACTCACCAGCTGTGCCGGATGAAGAAACCGTTGTTGGAATCTGCTTTACCTCCATGGACGTACGGACTGGCCTGTTTAGAAAGATTGCTTTTGCTTAGAGCTGTTCACATGAACAAAAGGAAGGCGACTGAATGTGACCATGTGttggcattttattttaattcaatttcatACAGTCATAATTGAACAAGCTGTGGCGAGATTCCACCTTACACTTAAGGACATGTCCGACTTTACATGAAAGCATTTACCAGTATGTGAGTATAGCTCAACGTTTTCAAGTGCGCTTGGGATTCATATGCCTTAGAATATGAAATAAATTTGTAATTAAGTAATGATTGTGATATTTATAATTTGATAATTCCAATGATGCATGATGACAATTGTCCCAGTATGCTTCTGTTTATGTTACATAAGACCGTCAAAATGTCATAGCAGTTCTTTCATCATATTCTCGAAAAAATTCTGGTCTTCTCTTCACTCGCAGGATTTCATTGATAACGTCACGGATCTCTCTCCAGCTGTCACATGAAAGGATGGGGAATCGACGCTCTATGAGCATCCTCAATGACCTCCTCAAGTTCGAGGGCAGTGCCTCCTTCCCCATTAGTCCAACATAATTGACTTTTGCGACCCAGTCACAGTAGGCGTCGTATGGGACTAGGTAGCGGAAAAGATAAGATGCGTATCGGTCGGGCCTGGGCTTCCCTGAGCTTCTCTTGCAGTTGTGGTACAGCACTTTCTCCAAGTCAGGATTAATTGTGCGGAGATTAATGTCTGATCTGCATTTTCCTTCATTGTATTCTGCCAGCTTTCTTGCCATGTCATTATGACGTGACATATCTCTGTCCCCTTCCTCCTCcatttcctcttcttccttctccttGACAAACAGTACAGGCGTCTCACCAACAGAGGGCGCCACTCCCTCTCTGGGCACCTCAGGCTGCGGCTCTACTGTCTGCCGACGGAGCACGCTGTTGGGAGGAGAGGTGCAGTTTTAACTACACTCCTGCCTGGAGAAACGCTCAAGCTTCACATTGTAGAACGTCACAAGACTCAGGACCTGGACCCACGCGGGTTACTTTGCAGGTTACTTGCAGGTGCAAaacctgtgtttgtttattccaaACCAGTCTTAAGAAATATTTGGAAGTTAAGAGTTAAAGAAAGTTGTTGCCGGCGAACCGAACAGGGGACATGGAATCTTGGCTTCCAAAACGGTATGGATTTGGAGGATGTTGGGATTCTTTATTGAGTCCATTAGCTTTAAATTCAGTCTCTGTGATTACAGATAGCAACCCGGGACAATGTCAACAATTGAGTGAACGGCTCCATGTGTAATACTGGCTTCAGTCCGGTATTGTCACGTTCATACAAAGGCCAAATTATaatcacacaaaataccaaaGTGCATAGACTGCTGTATGATTTAAagataacatgttttaaaacatttatgctGTGAATTTTGataaatctatatttttttgtcacagaaTGAAAATGTCTGGCAAACGTGAGCTtgaagtgattaaaaaaagaaaaatcactttcATAAAACCCAGCGAAAGTaatttctaaattaaaaagttcACAAATATAGCATGGATGACAGGGATTTAGAGGAGAAACTGCTCTCCACACTCACCGTTGAACTTGAGGGCTGTTTGCAACAGTTGCAGGCTTGGCAGAATTagcagcagcggcggcggcggcagcagcaacagcagcgaGCGCCTGCAGAAATCAGACAGCATGCCATCAAAACATTATCACTCACAACCACTTGCATACCATCTGCAAAGATTTTAGCaggcaaccaaaaaaaaaacatttcttaccTCCTGTTTCCTTTTGTTCTCTGATGCTTGATTGGCCtctccaaacttttttgttaGTCGGCTTATCTTGGCCTAAACAAACGATAGAGAGAGGGCCTTGTTAACGGTGGGGAATTCCTTTTAGCAGTtccctaaaaaacattttacagtgcTGCATGTGTTCTTCTTATACAGGTTTCCTACAAGTATTTAAAGTGCAAGATTCCGGTACTTTTCAAGCACTATTAATCTACCTCAACAAAAATCAAGCATTTGTTAAATCTTTCAAGACTTTGTACAAGCTCTGTTTATGAGATAACTCACTTTGCAAAACAATACCACTGTCTACTTACTTGGAGTGTGGTGATGGCAGTTTGGTGTTTGGTGGCACAGTCGATCTTGTCAACTCTGTCCTTCAGCTCTTGGAAatgtttgtcaaaaatggtcagcTCCAAGGCCCTCAACCGTTCATCTACTAATTGTTGCACAATCTGAGAGAGATTAAAAAGGAGGGAgtggaaaaaaagggaagattAAGAATTGTAGTATCCATTGGCTTTACAGCAGAGTTCAGTTGGCTTAGActtttggaaaaacaaaaaattgtgcTAGTTGCAGGATAGTTGCATGCAAACCTTTTCAAGTTTATGGTGACTGCCAGCTTTTGCAGTAATTTTAAGTTCCAGTTGTGCCTCCAACTCCTCACGCTCCACCTTGGGCCTCTTCCCCTCCCTTTTTATAGTTGGAGACTCTTTTTCTGAACCCTCCGATAAAGTCCGCTTCAGTCCCGAGGTGGAGCCCTTCTCCTCTTGCACtactcaaaaaacaaaagataaataTAGATAAGTACACTATATAAGCCATTTATTGCCCTAAATCTTCTATGCATAATATGCTATCTGGCATTGTTCTGTTTTAGGAATGTTTAGGTTCAGATGTCTTACTATAAATGCTTTATACTTTACAATTACACTTTGTAATGAGAAAGCATTTAGCCAAACAATCTTCAGTGAGCCAGTTCTAAACTGAACTTTCCTGTGGATGTgtaaggaataaaaaaaaataggcctCTATCAGAAACTATGGCCTTTTAAAATAACCATGAGCATATAGGAGATATTTTTGTGGTGATCTTTTGCTTTGTATACATGATACAATGTCCTTACCATTTCATTCATTAAACTTAAAGACTTAAAATGTGAGCTTTAGCATGCTAAAGTGAAGCCTCTGCTTTGTCAAGTCTGACAAAATCATTCAAGCAGCATCACTCAGGTATCTCAGCTTCTCTGACAGAAAGCCAAAGTGTGGGCGAGAAGTATAAAGGTCGAAGGCAGGGAGGATCTAACAAAAGACGTTGTTTGACTAATAATTCAAGTGCCATCTTATTAACATGTAATAAAGCCTTATTGCAAGTAGAGACTTGAACCTTAAAGTTTCCATAGCCATCCATTTCAAGTCTACATTGGTTTAACGGGAGGGCAAGTTCACAAGCCTCTGTGACATTTTGGGGCAATTATCTCTAAGCTGTCTGGATCAATGTCAGCTATCACATACCTGAATTAGATGGTGGAGTGGACGATGGCCGGGATGGCTTTTTTGGTTGTCCAACttcagttttttcctttttggtctCTACCTTCACGGAGTCCACCTCCATCTTTTCCTCATTTTTTGATTCAGTCTTCACACCTTCTTTGTCATCCTTCTCTTCTTTAATGTCCTCCTTTTTgacttccttttcttcttttagatCTTTTGAAGAGGAAGCTGGATGAGACGAGGAAGGACAAGGGAGAGAGGAATCAGAAGTGGAAGATTTAGGGGAAGAAGGCTTTTCATCTTTTGTTTTGGCTGTGGAGGCCCCAAGGTCCTCTGCCTTTGTAGTGTCACTATCTGTATCCATTGGTTCTGTGCAGTCTGACACTGGAGGTGGTACAGGCGAACATGGAGCCAAACCTTTAACAGAATCCTTCGACACATCCACAGCTGGGTCCTCTGTTTTAGTCTGGTCCGCCTGAAGAAGAGCATAATTAActattgattaattaaaagagTTTGAGACTCTCAATCTACTATCCACTTACGCATTAACCCTGGCAGTCTGAATACATCTAGTATAAAGACCTATGTGAACAATGTAAGcatttacctttttcttttttatctccgGGGTCACctcagtgtctttttctggGTTTTCCTTGGATTCTGATGGTGCTGGTGTATCTGACTTCTTTGATGAATCCGATGAGGaacccttctcctcctccccctcaacctcctcctccccctccatctTTTTCAGTTCAAAGTTCAGAGAGTGGAATGGTGATGTGGGAGAAGTAGGAGTGTCGTCCTTGGCTTTTGGACTTTGCGAAGAGCCCGGGGACGGGGACAGATTAAGGGACAGGTAGGGAGTCGGAGAGACGGGGGATGTAGCTTGGGGAGAGTTTGAGTCTGAGATGTTGTTTTGCTCTTTGTCCCCCTCCTTCTGTCCGTCCTCTTTGTGCGTGCCGTTCATTAGAGGTGGCGGAGACGGGTCGGACATACCTGGAGTGGCTGTCAACAAAGTGTTGTGAAGAGTCTCAAGTTGCTGTCGATCACTAATCTTCATAGTTTTCCTAGCACGgaaaatcttcttcttctcctctgtcacAACAACTTCCATTGCTGCCTGTGGAGTCAAAAGGAGATATTAGATGGGGAAGGATGAATCTGGTAAAGACCTGCAAAACCCAAGT carries:
- the atf7ip gene encoding activating transcription factor 7-interacting protein 1 isoform X1, which gives rise to MEVVVTEEKKKIFRARKTMKISDRQQLETLHNTLLTATPGMSDPSPPPLMNGTHKEDGQKEGDKEQNNISDSNSPQATSPVSPTPYLSLNLSPSPGSSQSPKAKDDTPTSPTSPFHSLNFELKKMEGEEEVEGEEEKGSSSDSSKKSDTPAPSESKENPEKDTEVTPEIKKKKADQTKTEDPAVDVSKDSVKGLAPCSPVPPPVSDCTEPMDTDSDTTKAEDLGASTAKTKDEKPSSPKSSTSDSSLPCPSSSHPASSSKDLKEEKEVKKEDIKEEKDDKEGVKTESKNEEKMEVDSVKVETKKEKTEVGQPKKPSRPSSTPPSNSVQEEKGSTSGLKRTLSEGSEKESPTIKREGKRPKVEREELEAQLELKITAKAGSHHKLEKIVQQLVDERLRALELTIFDKHFQELKDRVDKIDCATKHQTAITTLQAKISRLTKKFGEANQASENKRKQEALAAVAAAAAAAAANSAKPATVANSPQVQRPVRTSMEVKQIPTTVSSSGTAAPPATVTGLAHTPTSTAVVSQAPILQLITSTSNAGTTLATGITTQSPTGTLLLKTASGSSMMAAGQPLLIQLPLSMTNGQAGTLVNIPVSSLSAASSLAKAKTTTSTTTFILKPAPATTTSPASATAVASVPALQASTGQMSSNQISLARAVYQGGAGGITTPNAGVSVTTARTPAQSVSVAGAMSSASSPATSGPAATGSTAPGPPQGTSLTSKTDNQATGSTPSKAAAPGARPKGSVIDLTEDDDDVQVTGVKNATAAAAAAAPSPTQRPNPVISIPNSAGARSSPQNNQNSSTNPQVTVHHRPPLDSPLKSRAVSTGTPNRVASMVLPPLPTAPAPSRLPPEAERTSPPQQPQLKLVPSQTGIVLSWCVSETDRTCAAVESYHLYAFHQDNSSSSAAQQHWKKIGEVKALPLPMACTLTQFQSGSTYHFAVRAKDIYGRFGSFCEPQCTNVISSSSS
- the atf7ip gene encoding activating transcription factor 7-interacting protein 1 isoform X2 — its product is MEVVVTEEKKKIFRARKTMKISDRQQLETLHNTLLTATPGMSDPSPPPLMNGTHKEDGQKEGDKEQNNISDSNSPQATSPVSPTPYLSLNLSPSPGSSQSPKAKDDTPTSPTSPFHSLNFELKKMEGEEEVEGEEEKGSSSDSSKKSDTPAPSESKENPEKDTEVTPEIKKKKADQTKTEDPAVDVSKDSVKASSSKDLKEEKEVKKEDIKEEKDDKEGVKTESKNEEKMEVDSVKVETKKEKTEVGQPKKPSRPSSTPPSNSVQEEKGSTSGLKRTLSEGSEKESPTIKREGKRPKVEREELEAQLELKITAKAGSHHKLEKIVQQLVDERLRALELTIFDKHFQELKDRVDKIDCATKHQTAITTLQAKISRLTKKFGEANQASENKRKQEALAAVAAAAAAAAANSAKPATVANSPQVQRPVRTSMEVKQIPTTVSSSGTAAPPATVTGLAHTPTSTAVVSQAPILQLITSTSNAGTTLATGITTQSPTGTLLLKTASGSSMMAAGQPLLIQLPLSMTNGQAGTLVNIPVSSLSAASSLAKAKTTTSTTTFILKPAPATTTSPASATAVASVPALQASTGQMSSNQISLARAVYQGGAGGITTPNAGVSVTTARTPAQSVSVAGAMSSASSPATSGPAATGSTAPGPPQGTSLTSKTDNQATGSTPSKAAAPGARPKGSVIDLTEDDDDVQVTGVKNATAAAAAAAPSPTQRPNPVISIPNSAGARSSPQNNQNSSTNPQVTVHHRPPLDSPLKSRAVSTGTPNRVASMVLPPLPTAPAPSRLPPEAERTSPPQQPQLKLVPSQTGIVLSWCVSETDRTCAAVESYHLYAFHQDNSSSSAAQQHWKKIGEVKALPLPMACTLTQFQSGSTYHFAVRAKDIYGRFGSFCEPQCTNVISSSSS